The Bactrocera dorsalis isolate Fly_Bdor chromosome 2, ASM2337382v1, whole genome shotgun sequence region cagaagatcgtttgaccgaggatggtcaattttaccgaaaaatcatcttttcggacgaggctcatttccacctcgatggttacgttaacaagcagagttgtcgcatttggggcacagaaaacccggtgagcgatatcgcgcaattatccgctacgtgccatacagcaaacgctacactcaatcttttacgccctattttcgaaatttaaaattttatatggcccaccctgtatatattattttaaattttttttttagaaattttttaaaatttttttttagaaatttttagaaatttttttacactttttgtttagaaaaaattatttatattttcttgaatttttttctaaaaaagaaattgtttatattttctttccCAAAAAAAGGTAATCATatgttttttctaaataaaaaaatatgttgttgttgtagcgagaTAATTAATCAGATCCAGTTAAGTAGACTTGACTGTAGTGGGCACGGTTATTTGGGATTTTTTATGTGATTGccggaacaacaacaaaatcttaCATAAATAAGGGTTATAAAAACGTCattagttgcaacaacagcgACTTACCTTGGACAAACATAGCAGGACTTATCTTTGTGCGAGGGACAACCAATGCCACCACCAATACCATACACATATTGATTGCTCTTTGAGCTGTGCTCTGCAAAATAAATACCGGCTCCAAACATGCCACCAATATAGGCGTGGCGCTCATCAAAGCCCTTCTGCACGATTGCATTGATGAAGGGGCTGCCATGGAAGAGCATGCGTTCATTGGCCTGTATGGAGTTCTCTTCAGCGACTTCATGGCGTCGATGTGCGTAACGCTCCCAAAGTTTGCGGTTCTGTACTTTTTGAacctacaaaaacaataaataaaaataaaattgcgtgTTAACTTAAATCTAGGCTGCTTATTACTCACGCGTATAATGTTGTAGCGCGTGAAGTAACCGCCCGCTTGACCATTGTCTCTATGTTCGCGTATAGTAGCCTGCATTTCTTCTTCAACCGCGAGAAATTCCTTATCGTCGGGCAAGAGATCCACTAAAAGAGTGCCTGGATTGACATTGCTACCAATGCCTGGCGGTGCGAAAGaataattgaattaaagaaAAGCGCAACATGTTAGTTATGCTAGTGCTGTGTCTCACCTGTAGTGGCGCGCAGCTGCGCAATacctttcaatattttgtgtctaAATCCATACGCTGACACGCCCACTTGCTTCAAATCCTCATGACTCATTTCGGCTAGTATTTCCAGCGTGATTTGCTCACGCTCAAAGAGATCTATCAGATGCTCCAGCTGTTGGCTGCATAAGAAGCTGGCCACATTGGTGATGGACTCCGGATCGGGCACCTCTTCGCAACTCGTCAAATCACCTGAGTTCGCCTCAGCGCCCTGTGCGGGACTAATGCGTGTTGACAGCGGCAACGGTACTGGCACGCTAAGGGTCATCGATGCACCAGAAGGCAGTGTTACGGTCTCAGTGGTTGGTGAAAGCACATTACAGGCTGCCGCTGCGGCAGTCAAGCTACCGGCGCTGGCTGCGGCTGTACCGGCTGCTGCACCAGTCGCTGTTGGCGCCGGTGATGGAGAATTTCTGAGGAGTGATTGCTGTGAGGAACTCAGTGTCGAGTCGCCCAATGATGTTGTCATCGCGTCCTGCAATAAGCATTTCACGTCATCGGCAGTAGCCAATTCGATTGGTGTTTGTCCTTCTTGATTCTTCATATAGGGATCCGCGCCATGTGCTAGCAGTAGCGCACATAGTTGTGTGCGTCCTTTTTGCGCGGCTTCGTGTAGCGGCGTAAAGCCCCACTTATCGGTGGCATTCACCACAGTCTTGTGTTTAATTAAGAGCGCTGCAATATCTAAATGCCCATAGGATGAGGCGTTATGCAGTGGTATTAGACCACCTTTGTCTTGTGCATTGACATCGGCGCCATTTTCAAGCAGATACTCGGCGACTTCGTAGTTATTGTAACCGGCCGCCAGGTGTAATGGTGTTGAATTGCGTCCTTGTGCGTCGCGACAATTGATCGTCTCCGGCGTGACCAGACGTTGTACACGCGCTAAATTACCCTTCTTCGCAGCGTCCAATAGAGCTGAGTTGCCGCGCAATAATTCCGCTACGTCGTGATCCGATTCCTTGACTAAATCAGCCGGCGTGGCACCATCACGATTCTTTTTCGATGGATCCGCGCCATGTTTCAACAACAATTTGACAATATCATATTTCCCCTTGGCGGCTGCTTCATGAAGCGGTGTGAATTTCCACAAATCCGAAACATTTACATTGGCTCCATGCTTCACCAGCAGCTCCGTGACCTCATAGTGACCGTACGAACAAGCGTTGTGTAGTGGCACTAAGCCACCTTTGTCGGCGGCATGCACTTCTGCGCCGTGTTCCAATAAGAACTCAACCACTGGCACACGATTGAAGCCGGCGGCAAAGTGCAGCGGTGTGGAGTGACGTCCATCGAGGTCGCGGCAATTCACCGTGTGCGGTGTGGCGAGCACTATGCGACGTACCGTGTCCAGATCGCCTGCCTTGGCAGCTTCCAACAGATGTGTTTCCGTGTCTGGGGGATCTTTAAATATCTTCAGCACCGCATCTGAGGCTAGTTGTGCAGCTGTATAACCCTCGAGCGAAATGATGGTTGCATCAATGGAATATGAGAGTAGTAGACGCACGGCTTGTTCATCTCTGGCGCACTTATGTAAAGCAGTTTGACCAAGGCCATCCAAGGCATTCACTTTGGCGCCATTCTTTAACAATGTGTCCATCACATCGTAGTGTAAGTGCTCGGCTGTGAGGTGTAGTGGCGTAAGGAAGGCCTTGTTCTTCTCATTCAGTAATGCACCTTTGCGTATAAGTATTTCAACTATCTGTTTGCGTTTCGGATCAATGGTAATGGCGGCAGCGTGCAGTGGTGTATCGCCCGTATATGGATGTACAAAGTTAACACTTTCGGAAGAGAGAAATTTCTTTAGACGTGCGAGATCACCCTTTTTGCATGCGTCCAATACACAGTGACCTTTGAATTCATCTAGGGTAGCAAATCaagataaattttttgtattaaatatacatacatatataatattaatcaaACAACTTACATGTGATGCGTTCACGCAGCTCTCGCGTCGGCGCCGAGTCGATGGCCGACTTGTTATGGCAGTTGAGCAGCGTCGGATCGGCGCCTTTGCTCAGCAACAGGCTGCACACCTCGATGCGGCTCTTGGACGCCGCCTCATGCAACGGCGTAAACGCCCACAAATCGTTGGCATTCACATTAGCGCCCGCCTTGATCAACAGTTTGGTCACCTCAAAGTGTCCATACGAGCAAGCATTATGTAATGGCACCAAACCACCCTTGTCCTTGGCATGCACATCGGCGCCGTTTCCCAGCAATATTTCCACAATACCAATGCGATTGTAACCGGCTGCCAAATGCAGTGGCGTCGAGCGTCTACCATCGCTGGCGTGACAATTTACATTTAGCGGCGTGAGTAGCGCCAATAGACGATCCTCAGCACCGGAACGTGCCGCCTCCAACAACTCATCCTTACGGTATTCGCCCGTTAGCACGGGGCGTGTGTTGTCATCGGCCAATTCCAGTGGCGTTTTTTGCTCCGAATTACGTATATTCGGATTGGCACCGTGCTGCAGCAACGCTATGCAAACGTCCACTTTACCTTTGCTGGCCGCCTCGTGGAGGGGTGTGTAATTCCAATTGTCTGTTGTATTAGGGCTTGCGCCGGCTTTTAAGAGTAATCGCACCACCTCAGCATGCCCGAATGAGCAGGCATTATGCAATGGATGTAGACCGCCTTCGTCGCAGGCCTGTATGGAAGCGCCACTGTTAAGAAGAAATTCAACTACCTCGCGGCGACCATAACCTAAAGAGGATTATAGGAAatgtttgtgtaaatttttgtaaataagatATGACAAGATTGTATAAGTGAATATTAGCTAATAATATGTGCTTTAGTCgttttagtttaaatatatatataaatgtaaaaatacaGTGACTACCAAAAATATGCAGCTCTgcttgtttataaatttttagaatCACAAAAGCGATAACTGCCaaagaaacacaaacaaaaatcacTGCTGATCATCAATTTTCCGAAAACTGCAATACTTGCTCTGGGAACGGAGCCAAGAAATAAACTTGAGACCTTccctttttttgctttattcagTTCTACATCTCTAGAAAGTTGATCCCAGTAATAGTTTCGAAGCTACTgccctgagaacttgtgcgctcgaggcgaGCTAGTGTGttgtctttaaacgcgtttttctccaaactgtgtttttgaagtcggctggtaagatttctcgagaactactcaactgatattcataaaattttacacaggtctttgagatacaattcttaaagacctCGACGAAGGACTTTTTTCGAATTGACATCCATCTTCATGTTAAGATAACCTCAAACCTCTTATGGTAATTAGGGCTATGAGCTCATTGGCATCGTTTCATCTATTAGACATTTGACAGCAGATTGGCAAGTTCATTGGCAAACACTCTAATTGAGtggtaatatttttgaaaatattgaattattactCTTAACAAAGGTAAACAAAAAGTGCAAATCTCATCAGTTTGGTCACATTTTTGTAAACTACACTGTACACATGCatggtaaacaaaaatttctgtgGCTTGTCACACATAACCACTATTGAATAAGAGTAAACTGGACAATAGCCAGCTACAAGTTTGTGGAAGAAGTAGCAAAGTGGGGTAAGCTGTGTACAGGGTCACCAAGTAAAGCTGTGTGACCAAGTTAAATGGGGTCACCGAATGCTGTACACAATGCGACAGGTAAATACGAGGACATATGCATGGCATTAGTTGAACAAGGATGATGTGTCGTTGTTTTCAACAAACATTCGTGATGATGTGATGGGTAATAAGAGCATTGATTAAAGGCAACAAAAGTAAGTGCATAGTTGGTACCCATTGGATAATGGAAATTAATTCCAAAAACATATTCATTGCGGCAATCTTACAGAGAATTTTGCACTACTAGTACTACAAAAGCTGTTCTTTAGTTTTCATTGCGGGCGTTTTTTACgggcgggtcccaaatccatAGGTTATGTGATTTGACTTCGTTAAACTACtttttgtgggctacgtcaGGTGTTACGAGGATTGAACTAGTGTTGCAATTATAaacattgacattttttatgGTGTGTTATGTATACTCAGAgcgttttgacatacgagcgcATTTATGTTGTTTACAgtgacttaaaatattcttctcgactaaaaaatagtattatatCGCTAAAATTTTCGtgccattatttttaaaattttcgacgtggattaGCTCATCAAGAGTGCCTAGATGAActtgattaaatttttgacgACGAAGCTCCATCAAGGACCAGCGTTTATCAATGGTACGGTCGtccaaaatttgttgttgttccggaaactattgatgctgtgcgcaaaTAGATATTGCAAGACCGATATCTGCCCTATCGggagattgagacaactatggGCAATAGTAGGACTAGCATACATTCTATAATGCAGCAACATTTgattttagaataatttttttcacgtGGGAccccacacaatttgtcaatcgctcaaaaaaaaggctcgtgtcgatgggtcgagagaaatgttaacaAACGATATTTCGAAATACGTGTATGACATCGTCATAGGTGATGAATGGTGGATTTACacgtatgagcccgaaaaaaacagcagtcgactgtaAGGGTGTTTTCAAAAGTCGCTGAAGATGGACCATTCTTCAACACGATAATGCCGGCTCTCTCACATCGACTATATGGCTGCTTCAATATGGGCCGAAACCAACCAAAGTTGTTCGCGCATGAAGCACTTTCAAGCAAATGATCAGTCTTCACAATGACAATACCAGCTCTCATACATTGGctgaaaaaactaaatttttgagcactcaaaacatcgatttgatgagtcatcctcCGTATAGTTTTGACTTGACACCGAATGACTTCCTTTTATTTCCGTTCGTAAAAAATGTactaagaggtcaacgtttttcgacacctgaagaggcggttgatgcgttcaaaaggcgtgttttggagatacctcaatcagaatggcaaaagtgcttcgacaaaTGGTTCAAACgcatggaaaaaattttaatggagaatattttgaaaaacaataaaccgATTTTCGATGATGTTTTTATTCTCGATCCGCAATACAAAAGGCAACCTACATTGCTATAgaggttcgatctgaacaatcgTTTCGAAAACTGTAATGATCGTGAAAATACCTTGTTCAAATAAATACCTTCTCCatgcaaaaacttgattttgataagcagcttcttgcggagaaaagaaaatatacaaaaatttcatatagatATCTAAAAGGCCTGAGGAACTAGTTCACTAAGAGCTAAATccactcagctcgtcacgctgatcatttactatattgtatatactttatagggtctccgacgtttctttctgACTCTTACCCCTTGTTaggtataattaaaatatatatttgtgtaaacCTTTGAGGTGACCACATTTCCATACACgaatagatatacatatttatactgaAATTACGTAATCTgaatatttaagcaaaaaatcgacgttataattattttaattaaagcattTTATAGCAGTAGCAAACATTAGTCCAAATTATAGCATAACTGCGGTAAAATTATGGTGTGCTCAACAATGGAGTAAACGAATTAAAGTAATTAATGAAAGTCTTGGACAGGCAATCATTTGAAGAAACCATTTATCAattattaagtttaaaaatgattttgacTGAGGGCGTTGTGAGCAAAATTAGTTTAACGGCCATAAATATATCGAAATAAGCaacaaattgtttgtttttgttttcaagctTCATGCATAACAAGTTCGGACAATCATTGCCAAATCAAAATAAACCACtgcttaattgaaaaatattcgcATACGATGTTTCAAGAAGTGGAATTACCATAAAAAGTATGCAattcatgtaaattttattcTAAAAGTTATAGAAATGCTACAGTTAAAAACTTTAACGCACGAgttcgaaaagttttgcgaaatgTGTGGGTGTGGAGATAGTCCTTAAAACTCTTCTCTTCGTAGTAAGCTCTTTTGATAGTTTATATAGTAGGGACTGCTGATTACTtctaatttagtcaattaatgaatttactACAAGAAACTTCGAAGTTATATTCAGAAGGCCAGGACAACTCTATTTATCCTCTTACGCCTCATTTCTAttctatacttacatacatatacttgtataaaggGCAGTAAAAGCTTGTTACGTATACTTCGAAAAAGCGATCTTAAGGGATCTTAGGACTTTGGCACAAAAATATTGAGAACCTTAATTTTGgagttaaaaaatcaatttagtaatattaaaaaataaacattacatTTTACCAATGTTTATTTCAAGCGAGAGTTTATGTACTCGTATTgggtattttattgttttattttgcatGAAAAGCTCAGATCTGGAAGAATATTTATACTTAACCGAGGGTATGTCAATGGTAATAagccatctgatcaaatttgaccggAACTGGTCCATTTAAATCGGGTGCTCAAACCGAATAGAATCGGTTTTTGACGATGACACCGAGAAAGTTAAGGAAACAGAGCTTGAAGATCTCTTATATCCATACCAGTCAACACATTTGGGTTACTGTTTTGCTTATGAAGCGTTTTAATGCTTCATTTAGGAAAAAAAAGCGAATATGGTTGAATCTTCTTAACGAATCTATTGTAAACACATCTCTTGCAATTTTTATTACGGCATTGTCTTTTAAAAATATCCATATTAAcagatttttagttatttattctTATTGAAAACAATACGAATATAATTCTTAAGAGCTTAACATCTGCTTTTAGATTGTCTTAATAATTCATGAATAGTTACACTACATACATATCAATactcatataatatatgtatttaatagaatatttttattttaaaagcaagTTGCTAATGAGCGACAAGACAAGAAggctataatatacatacatataaatactaaaaaaaaacatgaaaaaccgttaactttaactgaagctataataaccTCAGAGACGCATTGCTTATAGCTACTAGTAACGGGTTTTTTAATAGGGACGCTACCAAAGTAAACCGATAAGGACATCAAACAACGCCATTTTCAAAAGAAATCCATACATAATGACATCGAAAGCactttcacaaaaataaataatatataatcagAAAATAATTGGATTTGtttatgcatttacatacatatattctgtcTCAATACCTTTTTGGTTTTATGTATTCATAAAACAGTTATCTTTTTGGTGTTTTCAAGTTTATAGTAAGACAATACTGTATTACTAAATATACTCGTAGCTGCACCGTTATAAATTTTGCATGTAGAATACGAATTGAGCTTTTAAGATGCGTTACCACAAATTAGTCATCGCCAACCAGCCAACATGACAATTGTGCCCTGCAGTTGTTTAGCTTAATGCCATGACTTAAACGTGATATAAGTATTTGTGAATGTTGAATGaaaaaagaagcaaaacaagacgaaattaaaaattcaaacaaaaaaataaacaatttaatcgTAACCATTACTTTTTGGCACTAACTTACTAGGGCAGTTTGATAACTCAGTGGATagagaatttaaataaaaatgtattttcgacCGACAAAGAATGTGTATGTGATAGTTAGaattagaaattaataattACATATCGATGAAACGAGTTGTTTTGAAGTGATTGGATCAAAAATAATGGGATTTTTGATTAcaactt contains the following coding sequences:
- the LOC105230460 gene encoding LOW QUALITY PROTEIN: poly [ADP-ribose] polymerase tankyrase (The sequence of the model RefSeq protein was modified relative to this genomic sequence to represent the inferred CDS: substituted 1 base at 1 genomic stop codon), with the translated sequence MSSRSRAILNVNLDAAMANDPLRELFEACKTGDIAKVKKLITTQTVNARDTAGRKSTPLHFAAGYGRREVVEFLLNSGASIQACDEGGLHPLHNACSFGHAEVVRLLLKAGASPNTTDNWNYTPLHEAASKGKVDVCIALLQHGANPNIRNSEQKTPLELADDNTRPVLTGEYRKDELLEAARSGAEDRLLALLTPLNVNCHASDGRRSTPLHLAAGYNRIGIVEILLGNGADVHAKDKGGLVPLHNACSYGHFEVTKLLIKAGANVNANDLWAFTPLHEAASKSRIEVCSLLLSKGADPTLLNCHNKSAIDSAPTRELRERITYEFKGHCVLDACKKGDLARLKKFLSSESVNFVHPYTGDTPLHAAAITIDPKRKQIVEILIRKGALLNEKNKAFLTPLHLTAEHLHYDVMDTLLKNGAKVNALDGLGQTALHKCARDEQAVRLLLSYSIDATIISLEGYTAAQLASDAVLKIFKDPPDTETHLLEAAKAGDLDTVRRIVLATPHTVNCRDLDGRHSTPLHFAAGFNRVPVVEFLLEHGAEVHAADKGGLVPLHNACSYGHYEVTELLVKHGANVNVSDLWKFTPLHEAAAKGKYDIVKLLLKHGADPSKKNRDGATPADLVKESDHDVAELLRGNSALLDAAKKGNLARVQRLVTPETINCRDAQGRNSTPLHLAAGYNNYEVAEYLLENGADVNAQDKGGLIPLHNASSYGHLDIAALLIKHKTVVNATDKWGFTPLHEAAQKGRTQLCALLLAHGADPYMKNQEGQTPIELATADDVKCLLQDAMTTSLGDSTLSSSQQSLLRNSPSPAPTATGAAAGTAAASAGSLTAAAAACNVLSPTTETVTLPSGASMTLSVPVPLPLSTRISPAQGAEANSGDLTSCEEVPDPESITNVASFLCSQQLEHLIDLFEREQITLEILAEMSHEDLKQVGVSAYGFRHKILKGIAQLRATTGIGSNVNPGTLLVDLLPDDKEFLAVEEEMQATIREHRDNGQAGGYFTRYNIIRVQKVQNRKLWERYAHRRHEVAEENSIQANERMLFHGSPFINAIVQKGFDERHAYIGGMFGAGIYFAEHSSKSNQYVYGIGGGIGCPSHKDKSCYVCPRQLLLCRVALGKSFLQYSAMKMAHAPPGHHSVIGRPSAGGLHFAEYVVYRGEQAYPEYLITYQIVKPDDNSSGNEESRXWPSVGSTPTTTSPAQQQHQHPQLQQQLQQQLTQQQPQQQQQQQPLPQQKHHNTIIATTHHTHPQPKLQQQHSLPLQLQYHHHALNQQQQLVTTTQPSPAGTFITQAAGLVTTVANGGDMLRHSGDMSPLSSTNSFSSVDTNQTLLNSIANQTQLQFQYHQQQQQQQQQQHQKSSHMLPQLPPPPLPPPNNNGSGHINRHVASNRSYRTKYGQFMIITPAVSIDRDYEHDEAFGSGGSAAAALTNNFDFDEDAYCNDNNSNANGNNSNSNNGNIFRMSLLQHSSSIDSGNSSDSSFRSNYNPYLHHSRQHLLPKTAPHFYTFSSWRWCTLICAAMRCFGGGHSSNAPYSSSFARPPYQRSRSSGAQTTRSSQPHRRLRSSSFTAETAFEHFSAPFKARKTRDHLNNITYEL